In Lineus longissimus chromosome 9, tnLinLong1.2, whole genome shotgun sequence, one genomic interval encodes:
- the LOC135493748 gene encoding putative ankyrin repeat protein RF_0381 produces MMSTPEQEKEQLLHKAVRSNDQEMVDKLLNDGVDTDCLFYGWTPLMVAVKSGHSNLAVWLIERGSNVNFKDSSDITILEEATRRCECDTTVVEALLKTNCQPDAEFSDGETPLTVAAEKNKTDLTKILLEGGADVNKPNSKGETPAYVCCRRDSKEVLKILIDNRADVNIGCEGERSLTPLMKCVLLDNHELARMIMRSKCDMNAMDKSGWSALWYAVVEGSTDLVKVLVKGGADVNFRDSAGRTALDFVKEIHDDDMIETLMMVGGL; encoded by the exons ATGATGAGTACTCCAGAACAGGAAAAGGAGCAACTACTCCACAAAGCTGTCCGCAGTAATGACCAAGAGATGGTGGACAAGTTACTCAATGATGGGGTGGACACAGACTGCCTGTTTTATGGATGGACACCTTTGATGGTGGCTGTAAAGTCTG GTCATTCAAACCTTGCAGTATGGCTGATAGAACGAGGCAGCAATGTAAACTTCAAAGACTCATCTGACATTACCATACTAGAAGAAGCAACAAGGAGATGTGAGTGTGACACAACAGTTGTTGAGGCACTTTTGAAGACTAACTGTCAACCTGATGCAGAATTTAGCGATGGGGAGACACCACTCACTGTTGCTGCGGAAAAGAATAAGACAGATCTGACGAAGATCCTCCTAGAAG GTGGAGCTGATGTGAATAAGCCTAACAGTAAGGGTGAGACACCTGCCTATGTCTGTTGTCGGAGGGACAGTAAGGAAGTGTTAAAGATACTGATAGACAATCGTGCTGATGTAAACATTGGTTGTGAAGGGGAACGTTCATTGACACCACTCATGAAATGCGTTCTGCTCGATAATCATGAGTTGGCTAGGATGATCATGAGG TCGAAATGTGACATGAATGCCATGGACAAGTCAGGTTGGTCAGCTCTTTGGTATGCCGTGGTGGAAGGGAGCACTGACTTGGTCAAAGTGTTAGTGAAGGGAGGGGCGGATGTGAACTTCAGGGATAGTGCTGGACGCACCGCTTTAGACTTCGTGAAGGAGATTCATGATGACGATATGATAGAAACTCTGATGATGGTTGGGGGTCTTTGA
- the LOC135493820 gene encoding autophagy-related protein 13-like isoform X2, with protein sequence MASGKLSIQDKKDLEKFTKFLIYKSVQIIVQSRLGDKVLTQSKPFSSGSDWFNLAIRDIPDVTGETKRALASHLISTTKTLCIEISLKTAEGDTMVLEMWSLGMSEQCDPSVKVSYMVYNRMGLLLKSLFCVTRVTPAYRLSRQQGPENYVICYRIYLGEPQVYNLGGGYNTTKVGAIPTPNGTISLCVSYRTKLLISPQHSCRDLSIELKENHFQRESPKKMTPAKPCHFHAQRSRRASYGDIEHFVGSADSQDMCAISFSTSPPDPLMHPSYYMNQNKTGSGRLHRPTSEDTIHEYEEERPASMPERQISFTQCQKLGAFAPTKTGFQKPSSLTDEDLPFANLYKYQDEKPEDSPSKRSQGSKKSDSSDNDNVENMECGGSTSSSQMSAPDDFVMVELKTPFAGTDGASDLGKFYRECQGAPGLAMFDEEPTVAETLETITDQLAVFEANMKDFDDFVDALQTNE encoded by the exons ATGGCATCTGGAAAGTTATCAATACAGGACAAGAAGGACTTGGAAAAGTTCACCAAGTTTCTGATTTATAAAAGCGTTCAAATAATTGTGCAGTCACGCCTTGGGGATAAGGTACTAACACAATCAAAGCCATTTTCTTCAGGATCAGACTGG TTCAACCTGGCCATACGAGATATTCCTGATGTCACAGGAGAAACAAAGAGGGCACTGGCATCACATCTGATCTCCACCACCAAGACACTATGTATCGAGATCTCGTTAAAAACTGCCGAAGGTGATACTATGGTATTGGAAATGTGGTCACTGGGAATGAGTGAACAGTGTGACCCGAGCGTCAAAGTTAGCTACATGGTCTACAACCGAATGGGACTGCTTTTAAAGTCACTTTTCTGTGTGACTCGTGTCACACCTGCTTATAGACTCTCTCGACAGCAGGGACCAGAGAACTATGTGATATGCTATCGAATATACCTGGGAGAGCCGCAGGTCTATAATTTGGGTGGTGGCTACAACACGACAAAAGTTGGAGCCATACCAACGCCAAATGGGACAATTTCATTATGTGTTTCATATCGGACAAAGCTACTTATATCGCCGCAACACAGCTGCAGAGACTTAAGTATTGAACTAAAAGAGAATCATTTTCAAAGGGAGAGTCCAAAGAAGATGACTCCGGCGAAACCATGTCATTTTCACGCGCAGAGGTCACGAAG AGCTAGCTATGGGGACATTGAGCATTTCGTTGGGTCGGCTGACTCCCAGGACATGTGTGCTATATCATTCTCCACGAGCCCACCAGATCCCCTGATGCACCCCAGCTACTACATGAACCAGAACAAAACTGGCTCGGGGCGCTTACATCGACCTACGTCAGAAGACACAATTCATGAATATGAAGAAGAGAGACCAGCCTC AATGCCTGAGCGACAGATCAGTTTTACCCAGTGCCAGAAACTtggtgcctttgctccaacgaAAACAGGTTTCCAGAAGCCGAGTTCGTTGACAGACGAAGACTTGCCCTTTGCCAATCTTTACAAATACCAGGATGAGAAACCAGAGGACAGCCCGTCGaaaaggtcacaggggtcaaagaAGAGTGACAGCAGTGATAACGACAACGTGGAGAATATGGAGTGCGGTGGTTCCACGAGTAGCAGCCAGATGTCAGCACCAGATGACTTTGTGATGGTTGAACTG AAAACTCCGTTTGCTGGTACTGACGGGGCATCGGATTTGGGTAAATTTTACCGCGAGTGCCAGGGGGCGCCAGGGCTTGCCATGTTCGATGAGGAACCAACCGTAGCAGAGACACTGGAGACGATAACGGACCAACTAGCTGTGTTCGAGGCAAACATGAAGGACTTCGATGATTTTGTGGATGCGTTACAAACAAACGAGTGA
- the LOC135493820 gene encoding autophagy-related protein 13-like isoform X1, with the protein MASGKLSIQDKKDLEKFTKFLIYKSVQIIVQSRLGDKVLTQSKPFSSGSDWFNLAIRDIPDVTGETKRALASHLISTTKTLCIEISLKTAEGDTMVLEMWSLGMSEQCDPSVKVSYMVYNRMGLLLKSLFCVTRVTPAYRLSRQQGPENYVICYRIYLGEPQVYNLGGGYNTTKVGAIPTPNGTISLCVSYRTKLLISPQHSCRDLSIELKENHFQRESPKKMTPAKPCHFHAQRSRRYGGGERETLREVASYGDIEHFVGSADSQDMCAISFSTSPPDPLMHPSYYMNQNKTGSGRLHRPTSEDTIHEYEEERPASMPERQISFTQCQKLGAFAPTKTGFQKPSSLTDEDLPFANLYKYQDEKPEDSPSKRSQGSKKSDSSDNDNVENMECGGSTSSSQMSAPDDFVMVELKTPFAGTDGASDLGKFYRECQGAPGLAMFDEEPTVAETLETITDQLAVFEANMKDFDDFVDALQTNE; encoded by the exons ATGGCATCTGGAAAGTTATCAATACAGGACAAGAAGGACTTGGAAAAGTTCACCAAGTTTCTGATTTATAAAAGCGTTCAAATAATTGTGCAGTCACGCCTTGGGGATAAGGTACTAACACAATCAAAGCCATTTTCTTCAGGATCAGACTGG TTCAACCTGGCCATACGAGATATTCCTGATGTCACAGGAGAAACAAAGAGGGCACTGGCATCACATCTGATCTCCACCACCAAGACACTATGTATCGAGATCTCGTTAAAAACTGCCGAAGGTGATACTATGGTATTGGAAATGTGGTCACTGGGAATGAGTGAACAGTGTGACCCGAGCGTCAAAGTTAGCTACATGGTCTACAACCGAATGGGACTGCTTTTAAAGTCACTTTTCTGTGTGACTCGTGTCACACCTGCTTATAGACTCTCTCGACAGCAGGGACCAGAGAACTATGTGATATGCTATCGAATATACCTGGGAGAGCCGCAGGTCTATAATTTGGGTGGTGGCTACAACACGACAAAAGTTGGAGCCATACCAACGCCAAATGGGACAATTTCATTATGTGTTTCATATCGGACAAAGCTACTTATATCGCCGCAACACAGCTGCAGAGACTTAAGTATTGAACTAAAAGAGAATCATTTTCAAAGGGAGAGTCCAAAGAAGATGACTCCGGCGAAACCATGTCATTTTCACGCGCAGAGGTCACGAAGGTATGGTGGAGGTGAAAGGGAGACGCTGAGGGAGGT AGCTAGCTATGGGGACATTGAGCATTTCGTTGGGTCGGCTGACTCCCAGGACATGTGTGCTATATCATTCTCCACGAGCCCACCAGATCCCCTGATGCACCCCAGCTACTACATGAACCAGAACAAAACTGGCTCGGGGCGCTTACATCGACCTACGTCAGAAGACACAATTCATGAATATGAAGAAGAGAGACCAGCCTC AATGCCTGAGCGACAGATCAGTTTTACCCAGTGCCAGAAACTtggtgcctttgctccaacgaAAACAGGTTTCCAGAAGCCGAGTTCGTTGACAGACGAAGACTTGCCCTTTGCCAATCTTTACAAATACCAGGATGAGAAACCAGAGGACAGCCCGTCGaaaaggtcacaggggtcaaagaAGAGTGACAGCAGTGATAACGACAACGTGGAGAATATGGAGTGCGGTGGTTCCACGAGTAGCAGCCAGATGTCAGCACCAGATGACTTTGTGATGGTTGAACTG AAAACTCCGTTTGCTGGTACTGACGGGGCATCGGATTTGGGTAAATTTTACCGCGAGTGCCAGGGGGCGCCAGGGCTTGCCATGTTCGATGAGGAACCAACCGTAGCAGAGACACTGGAGACGATAACGGACCAACTAGCTGTGTTCGAGGCAAACATGAAGGACTTCGATGATTTTGTGGATGCGTTACAAACAAACGAGTGA